Proteins found in one Pontibacter sp. SGAir0037 genomic segment:
- a CDS encoding amidohydrolase family protein, giving the protein MYRILCLLLLMVCLPFAALFARQATSDTWYLLKPDRVFDGETMHTNWQVLVKNNRIEAAGSNITQLPAGVQVVELKGTTLLPGLIEGHSHLFLHPYNEVSWNNQVLKESRVERVARATVHAQKTLLAGFTTVRDLGTEGAGYDDVGLKQAIEKNVIIGPRMLIATRAIVATGSYGPKELSYEIETPIGAAVADGAEGLTREVRAQIGNGADLIKVYADYRWGLNGQAAPTFTEEELRKVVEIAQSSGRPVVAHASTAEGMRRAVMAGITTIEHGDGATSEVYRLMKKHNVALCPTLAAGDAILQYGGWKKGTAEEPERIRAKRKSFKAALDAGVTICMGGDVGVFPHGDNAREMEMMVEYGMKPVDVLRSATSVNADVFRISEKVGRIKAGMLADIVVVDGNPAEDISRVRQVRLVMKDGIIYKQ; this is encoded by the coding sequence ATGTACCGCATCCTATGCTTGCTCCTTCTTATGGTTTGCCTGCCCTTTGCCGCTCTTTTTGCCCGGCAGGCTACATCAGATACCTGGTATCTTTTAAAGCCGGATCGTGTTTTCGATGGTGAAACCATGCATACAAACTGGCAGGTGCTGGTTAAAAATAATAGAATAGAGGCAGCTGGCAGTAACATTACACAGCTGCCTGCAGGTGTACAGGTAGTGGAGCTAAAAGGTACTACATTGCTTCCAGGCTTGATAGAAGGGCATAGTCACCTGTTTCTGCACCCTTACAACGAAGTGAGCTGGAACAACCAGGTGCTGAAGGAATCGCGGGTAGAGCGTGTTGCCAGAGCTACGGTGCATGCACAGAAAACATTACTGGCTGGTTTTACGACTGTGCGTGATTTAGGCACAGAAGGTGCCGGGTATGATGATGTGGGCCTGAAGCAGGCCATTGAGAAAAATGTAATTATAGGGCCCAGAATGCTGATTGCCACCAGGGCCATTGTGGCCACAGGCAGCTACGGACCCAAAGAGCTGAGCTATGAAATAGAAACGCCTATAGGTGCCGCCGTGGCCGATGGAGCAGAGGGCCTTACCAGGGAGGTGAGGGCGCAAATTGGCAATGGGGCCGACCTGATAAAAGTATACGCCGACTACCGCTGGGGGCTGAATGGGCAGGCGGCTCCTACCTTTACCGAAGAAGAACTCAGGAAAGTGGTGGAGATTGCCCAAAGTAGTGGCAGGCCTGTAGTGGCGCATGCTTCCACGGCTGAAGGCATGCGCAGGGCTGTAATGGCTGGCATTACTACCATAGAGCATGGCGATGGAGCTACATCTGAAGTTTACAGGCTGATGAAGAAACACAACGTGGCCCTTTGCCCTACACTGGCTGCGGGCGATGCTATTCTGCAATATGGCGGCTGGAAGAAAGGCACTGCTGAAGAACCTGAACGGATCAGGGCAAAGCGAAAGAGCTTTAAAGCAGCTCTGGATGCTGGTGTTACTATTTGTATGGGAGGTGATGTAGGTGTTTTTCCGCACGGCGATAATGCGCGGGAAATGGAAATGATGGTGGAATACGGCATGAAACCAGTAGATGTACTGCGTTCGGCTACTTCGGTTAATGCAGATGTCTTCCGGATAAGTGAAAAAGTTGGCCGGATAAAAGCAGGCATGCTGGCCGATATAGTGGTGGTAGACGGAAACCCTGCCGAAGACATTTCACGGGTACGGCAGGTGCGGCTTGTGATGAAGGATGGCATCATTTATAAACAGTAA
- a CDS encoding M28 family peptidase, with amino-acid sequence MKRIYSLLLLGGLLYAGNAFSQEVKLEKKVEKSLKKVKPNDIKNHIAYLADDKLKGRLPGTEGYQMAVDYVIGKYTAMGIEPAGENGTYLQRVRIRKSVVAPSATASFSNATGTEETLAYGKDFALYPNLEEQNVTANVPLVFAGFGISAPDMGYDDYASVDARGKIVVVFRGAPASFPSTVASASMDTQVILQTAADHGAVGVIMASSNPTAPVGNLQRGVNSVMGPDGKVAVSRTFNEQIKLFGLVTEPVFQKLVQGSGLETEKTIASLKAGTPVSTALTTSLKASYTSSYEDIESYNVVGRITGSDPQLKNEYIVHSAHLDHVGIGRPINGDSIYNGAHDNASGVASLLEIGKIYSRIKAKPKRSVLLVMVTAEEMGLLGSAYFAKNPTVPKENIVADINTDMPTIIAPLLSAVPLGAAHSTLEQQVMQASAYLGIDIEEDPEPEQNRFVRSDQYSFVSNGIPALHIKYGNKTADGKNNLDQFVKEWREVYYHKPQDGMDGIFDFEAGKRYVQLNFLIGYLVAQSSERPSWKPGDYFGERFGQATSSVK; translated from the coding sequence ATGAAACGAATTTATTCTTTGCTATTGCTTGGCGGCTTACTTTACGCAGGTAACGCTTTTTCTCAGGAAGTTAAACTGGAGAAGAAAGTAGAGAAGAGCCTGAAAAAGGTAAAGCCGAACGATATAAAAAACCATATCGCTTACCTGGCCGATGATAAGCTAAAAGGCCGCTTGCCTGGTACCGAGGGTTACCAGATGGCGGTTGACTATGTGATTGGCAAGTATACAGCTATGGGCATAGAACCGGCCGGTGAAAACGGCACTTACCTGCAACGTGTCCGAATACGGAAATCAGTTGTAGCACCATCGGCTACCGCTTCTTTCAGCAATGCAACAGGCACAGAAGAAACACTCGCTTACGGAAAAGATTTTGCGTTGTACCCGAACCTGGAGGAGCAAAATGTTACAGCCAATGTTCCGCTTGTTTTTGCTGGTTTTGGCATCAGTGCACCCGACATGGGTTATGATGATTATGCGTCTGTGGATGCCAGAGGAAAGATCGTAGTTGTTTTCAGGGGCGCCCCTGCCAGCTTCCCCTCTACGGTAGCCTCCGCCAGCATGGACACGCAGGTAATTCTCCAGACAGCTGCAGACCATGGTGCTGTGGGAGTTATCATGGCATCTTCTAATCCTACAGCGCCTGTGGGTAACCTGCAACGTGGGGTAAACAGTGTGATGGGGCCAGATGGAAAAGTAGCTGTTTCAAGAACGTTTAATGAGCAGATAAAGCTTTTCGGACTTGTTACGGAGCCGGTTTTTCAGAAGCTCGTACAGGGTAGCGGCCTTGAAACAGAAAAAACAATTGCCTCTCTTAAAGCCGGTACGCCCGTTTCAACTGCACTCACTACTTCTCTGAAAGCGTCCTATACATCCTCTTACGAAGACATAGAGAGCTACAATGTGGTAGGCCGCATTACGGGTTCTGACCCGCAGCTGAAAAACGAATACATCGTACACAGCGCGCACCTCGACCACGTGGGCATAGGCCGCCCTATCAATGGCGACTCTATTTATAACGGTGCACATGATAATGCCTCTGGTGTTGCCAGCCTTTTGGAAATTGGCAAAATCTATTCCCGCATCAAAGCCAAGCCAAAGCGTTCTGTGCTGTTAGTAATGGTTACAGCGGAGGAAATGGGCTTGCTGGGATCGGCCTACTTTGCTAAAAACCCAACAGTGCCGAAAGAAAACATCGTTGCCGATATCAATACTGATATGCCTACTATTATTGCGCCTCTCTTATCGGCTGTTCCGCTGGGTGCAGCCCACTCTACTCTGGAGCAACAGGTAATGCAGGCCAGCGCTTATTTGGGTATCGACATAGAGGAAGACCCGGAGCCGGAGCAAAACCGCTTTGTGCGCAGCGACCAATACAGCTTTGTATCCAACGGTATTCCTGCACTGCACATTAAGTATGGCAACAAAACTGCCGACGGTAAAAATAACCTCGATCAGTTTGTGAAAGAATGGCGCGAAGTATACTATCACAAGCCGCAGGATGGTATGGATGGTATCTTTGACTTCGAGGCAGGCAAGCGTTATGTGCAGCTTAACTTCCTGATTGGCTACCTGGTGGCACAAAGCTCTGAAAGGCCAAGCTGGAAGCCTGGCGACTATTTCGGAGAACGCTTCGGACAAGCCACTTCTTCTGTCAAATAA
- a CDS encoding TonB-dependent receptor gives MIKILTHWLQDVEPLLFNKPSRPGRSAVWVLGLASFFILTLLLATPGVAQNTHTVNGRVTDENGVGLPGVTVLLKGSSTAAPTNANGNFTITVPSANGTLVFSYIGFQTQEVPINNRSTIAVTLGTDAKALGEVVVIGYGTQKSEDVSGSLTSVSAEDFQRGNVVTPEQLITGKVAGVQITSNGGQPGAGSTIRIRGGASLNASNDPLIVVDGVPLTGYGISGATNPLSLINPNDIETMTILKDASATAIYGSRASNGVVLITTKRGKGGKTTVNFNSQFITSTVTKKVDVLSADELRAYVNENGTEEQRASLGNANTDWQDEIYQTALGTDNTLSVSGALKNMPYRVSLGYLNQEGVLRTDKFERQSAAISLTPEFFDNHLKIDLNAKGSITNSRFANQGAIGAAVAFDPTQPVRTENQYGNYFEWTTVERTDQGENILLNPNASRNPVSLLELRDDRSKVRRSFGNAQLDYKFHFLPDLHANLNLGYDIATGEGTIFVPAEAGQNLINNNPALSGLNNRYRQTTDNRVFEFYLNYTKNLAAINSDINFTAGYGFYDNKTTNYNYPSYSASGEVQPGTTPVFPFDIPQNRLKSYYGRLIYTLHDKYIFTGTLRTDGSSRFSPENRWGVFPSASIAWRVSDEPFLNSVGSLSDLKLRLSYGITGQQEGIYNYSYLANYNLSSPASQYQLGNSFYHMYAPAAYDANMKWEQTAATNAGLDYGFLNNRISGSLDVYYRRTKDLLSVIPAPVGSNFSNLILTNVGNIDSRGLEFNVNAVAVEKQDVTWNIGFNLTANWNEITNLTASDDPSFAGNLVGGISGATGQNIQIHSEGYRPYSFYVFKQVYDENGKPLEGVYADLNDDGIINDNDRYRYQAAAPIVTLGFNTQLNYKKWSASTIVRSYLGNYIYNNVSANLGVERNILNPSEFIGNSTTSIFNTNFFNNQYQSDYYIENASFLRMDNLTLSYNAGKVFNAANLVLSLTGQNVFTVTKYSGVDPEISSGIDNNFYLRPRTFVVGLNLGF, from the coding sequence ATGATAAAAATTCTAACTCATTGGCTACAGGATGTAGAGCCACTCTTATTTAATAAACCATCTCGCCCTGGCAGATCTGCTGTTTGGGTATTGGGGCTTGCATCATTCTTTATTTTAACATTGCTACTGGCTACACCTGGTGTGGCTCAAAATACCCATACTGTAAATGGGAGGGTAACTGACGAAAATGGAGTAGGTTTACCTGGTGTTACTGTTCTCTTGAAAGGAAGCTCTACGGCTGCGCCGACCAATGCGAATGGCAACTTTACCATTACCGTTCCAAGTGCGAACGGCACACTGGTATTTTCTTACATAGGCTTTCAGACACAGGAAGTACCCATTAATAACCGGTCTACCATTGCCGTAACACTTGGTACAGATGCCAAGGCACTTGGCGAAGTGGTTGTAATAGGTTATGGTACTCAAAAGAGTGAAGATGTGTCTGGTTCCCTCACCTCCGTATCAGCAGAGGATTTTCAGCGTGGCAATGTGGTTACGCCAGAACAACTGATAACAGGTAAAGTAGCCGGAGTGCAGATTACCTCTAATGGCGGTCAGCCCGGAGCAGGTAGCACAATTCGTATACGGGGCGGCGCTTCTTTAAATGCCAGTAACGATCCATTGATAGTAGTGGATGGTGTGCCTCTAACAGGATATGGTATTTCGGGAGCTACAAATCCACTAAGTCTGATTAACCCAAACGACATCGAGACGATGACCATATTGAAGGATGCTTCGGCAACTGCTATTTATGGTTCCAGGGCGTCGAATGGTGTTGTGCTGATTACGACTAAAAGGGGCAAGGGTGGAAAAACGACTGTTAATTTTAATTCTCAGTTTATTACGTCTACTGTAACAAAGAAAGTCGATGTGCTAAGTGCTGACGAATTAAGGGCTTATGTAAACGAAAACGGCACCGAAGAGCAAAGAGCCTCTTTAGGAAATGCCAATACTGATTGGCAAGACGAAATTTACCAGACTGCGCTCGGCACAGATAATACCTTAAGTGTATCCGGAGCTTTGAAAAATATGCCTTATCGGGTTTCTCTTGGATATTTGAATCAGGAAGGTGTGCTACGCACTGATAAATTCGAGCGTCAGTCTGCAGCTATTAGCCTGACACCGGAATTCTTTGATAATCACCTGAAAATAGACCTGAATGCAAAAGGTTCTATCACAAACTCCCGCTTTGCGAACCAGGGTGCTATTGGTGCTGCGGTTGCTTTCGACCCTACGCAGCCTGTCCGAACCGAGAATCAGTATGGAAATTATTTCGAATGGACCACGGTGGAAAGGACAGATCAAGGTGAAAATATTCTGCTGAATCCTAATGCTTCCCGTAACCCGGTATCTCTGCTGGAACTGAGAGATGACCGTAGCAAAGTGCGCAGGAGTTTTGGAAATGCACAACTAGACTATAAGTTCCACTTCCTGCCAGACCTGCACGCTAATCTGAACCTGGGATACGATATAGCTACTGGCGAGGGAACCATTTTTGTTCCGGCAGAGGCAGGGCAAAACTTAATCAATAACAACCCTGCTTTATCCGGTTTAAACAACAGGTATAGACAAACAACCGACAACAGAGTGTTCGAGTTCTACCTCAACTATACAAAGAACCTGGCAGCTATCAACAGTGATATTAATTTTACTGCGGGTTACGGCTTTTACGATAACAAAACTACCAACTACAACTATCCAAGTTATAGTGCCAGTGGTGAGGTGCAGCCAGGAACTACCCCTGTATTCCCTTTTGATATTCCACAAAACAGGCTCAAATCCTATTATGGCCGTCTGATCTATACGCTTCATGATAAGTACATCTTTACCGGTACATTGAGGACAGATGGTTCTTCCAGGTTCTCACCCGAAAACAGATGGGGTGTTTTCCCGTCTGCTTCCATTGCCTGGCGTGTCAGCGATGAGCCTTTCCTGAATTCGGTTGGTTCTTTGTCGGACCTGAAACTTCGCTTAAGCTATGGTATAACAGGGCAGCAGGAGGGTATTTATAATTATTCTTACCTGGCCAATTACAACCTGAGTTCTCCAGCGTCACAATACCAGTTAGGTAATTCTTTTTACCATATGTATGCGCCGGCTGCTTACGATGCAAACATGAAGTGGGAGCAAACAGCTGCTACCAACGCAGGTCTGGATTATGGCTTCCTGAATAACCGCATCAGTGGTTCCCTGGACGTTTATTACAGAAGGACAAAAGATCTTTTAAGTGTGATTCCTGCTCCGGTTGGTTCAAACTTCAGTAACCTGATCTTAACGAATGTGGGTAATATTGATAGCAGAGGCCTGGAATTTAATGTGAATGCTGTTGCCGTGGAAAAACAAGATGTAACCTGGAACATTGGGTTTAACCTGACAGCCAACTGGAACGAAATTACTAACCTTACCGCTTCAGATGATCCTTCCTTTGCAGGAAACTTAGTGGGAGGTATTTCCGGGGCGACTGGTCAAAACATCCAGATTCACTCGGAAGGTTACAGGCCGTATTCCTTCTATGTTTTCAAACAGGTATACGATGAAAACGGGAAGCCACTGGAAGGTGTTTATGCAGACCTAAACGATGATGGCATCATTAACGATAATGACCGCTACAGGTATCAGGCAGCAGCCCCGATTGTAACATTGGGTTTTAATACACAACTTAATTACAAGAAGTGGAGTGCAAGTACTATTGTGCGCTCATATTTAGGCAACTATATCTATAACAATGTCTCCGCGAACCTGGGTGTGGAACGTAACATCCTAAACCCATCTGAGTTTATAGGCAATAGTACCACAAGCATCTTTAACACCAACTTCTTTAATAACCAATACCAATCTGATTATTACATCGAAAATGCCTCTTTCCTAAGGATGGATAACCTTACCTTAAGCTATAACGCTGGTAAAGTATTTAACGCAGCAAACTTAGTGCTGAGCCTGACCGGCCAGAACGTGTTTACGGTTACCAAGTATTCCGGCGTAGACCCTGAAATAAGCAGTGGTATTGATAATAACTTCTATCTGCGACCAAGAACTTTTGTTGTAGGCTTAAATCTTGGCTTCTAG
- a CDS encoding RagB/SusD family nutrient uptake outer membrane protein translates to MKRFFIKISYISALLLGCLTACDTDLDLTPTNATTSVTVYSTPEGYKQVLAKVYGAFALTGNDGSGSSDLGGIDAGTSDFLRLYWNAQELTTEEAHVTWNDPGLPNFHNLNWTSGNIMLTGLYNRIFYQITVANEFIRESTDAKLSERGIAGADAEDIRHYRAEARFLRAFQYWVAMDLFGNPPFVTENDPIGKFMPPQISRAELFAYVESELLAIESMMVAPRQNEYGRADQAAAWALLARLYLNAQVYTGEARYTDAITYAKKVIDSGYTLKSNYRELFLADNDVNNSETILSINYDVVNTQNYGGTTYIINAAVNAEMNPAAFGVPGGGWGGVRSTKSLPFLFSDYSGNTDKRAMFYGNKPEMDDPSAFSDGLKVTKFRNITSTGATPQPGGTYVSTDFPLIRLAEMYLIYAEAVLRGGTGGNTGTALEYINALRTRAYGNASGNVGSISLDFILDERGRELYWEAFRRTDLIRYGRFTSGDYVWPWKGGVKEGRGVSDIYRLFPIPSSDLGANTNLVQNTGY, encoded by the coding sequence ATGAAAAGGTTCTTCATAAAAATATCTTATATATCAGCTCTCTTACTCGGCTGCCTTACAGCGTGCGATACAGATCTTGACCTGACTCCGACCAATGCTACTACCTCAGTTACTGTTTATAGTACCCCGGAAGGGTATAAACAAGTGCTGGCCAAAGTATATGGTGCCTTCGCCTTAACTGGAAACGATGGCTCTGGTAGCTCTGACTTAGGTGGCATTGATGCGGGTACATCTGACTTCCTGCGCTTATACTGGAACGCGCAGGAGTTAACTACAGAGGAAGCACATGTTACCTGGAACGATCCTGGCTTGCCTAACTTCCATAACCTGAACTGGACTTCGGGCAACATCATGCTCACCGGTTTGTACAACAGGATTTTCTATCAGATTACTGTTGCCAATGAATTTATTCGTGAGTCTACAGATGCCAAACTAAGTGAAAGAGGTATTGCAGGAGCTGATGCTGAAGATATCAGACACTACCGTGCAGAAGCGCGTTTCTTACGTGCCTTTCAGTATTGGGTGGCAATGGATTTGTTTGGCAATCCGCCTTTCGTAACGGAGAATGATCCGATTGGTAAGTTTATGCCGCCACAGATATCCAGGGCCGAACTGTTTGCTTATGTAGAGTCAGAACTACTCGCCATTGAATCGATGATGGTAGCACCGCGCCAGAATGAGTACGGGCGTGCCGATCAGGCAGCAGCGTGGGCTTTACTGGCTCGGTTATACCTGAATGCACAGGTGTACACCGGCGAAGCACGCTATACAGATGCTATTACTTATGCTAAAAAAGTAATCGATTCCGGCTATACCCTGAAAAGTAATTACCGGGAGCTGTTCCTGGCTGATAATGATGTTAATAATTCTGAAACTATTTTGTCAATTAATTATGATGTAGTAAATACTCAGAACTACGGTGGAACTACTTATATCATTAATGCTGCTGTTAATGCAGAAATGAACCCGGCAGCTTTTGGTGTGCCTGGGGGCGGCTGGGGAGGTGTGCGCAGCACTAAAAGTCTTCCTTTCCTCTTCTCCGATTATAGTGGAAATACTGACAAACGTGCCATGTTCTATGGCAATAAACCAGAGATGGATGATCCTTCTGCTTTTTCTGATGGACTAAAAGTGACAAAGTTTAGAAATATCACTTCTACAGGTGCAACGCCACAGCCCGGAGGTACTTATGTTTCAACTGATTTTCCGTTAATCCGCCTGGCTGAAATGTATCTCATTTATGCTGAAGCTGTTCTGCGAGGAGGAACCGGTGGCAACACGGGTACTGCACTAGAGTATATCAATGCTTTAAGAACACGGGCTTATGGAAATGCTTCGGGCAATGTGGGTAGCATTTCCCTGGATTTTATATTGGATGAAAGAGGCCGGGAATTGTACTGGGAAGCATTCCGACGCACAGACCTTATTCGCTATGGAAGATTTACTTCCGGTGACTATGTATGGCCTTGGAAAGGTGGTGTTAAAGAAGGTAGAGGTGTTAGTGATATTTACAGGCTTTTCCCGATCCCGTCAAGCGATTTAGGTGCCAATACCAATTTGGTGCAGAATACTGGTTATTAA
- a CDS encoding DUF6377 domain-containing protein — protein sequence MMRKNILVLLLFFYASVSYAFPTAATDSILNELGQVIKNRETYTEKKQARIQQLKQNLQESAEMPLQQQFKIYSDLYSEYQAFKYDSAFAYALKLQETARRLDDPVKATYAKLKLTFTLLSSGMYKETFDSLHTVSLANMPDSIKVAYYVLNSRTYYDLGAYNKDIYYTRRYAENGDAYTDSALTLVSKNTLQFYNLRGIKRLNEGKLEAARSDFEHILYNFTPSPSFHDYAMAAALLANIYERLGETDKAIAMMAQAAIADIKSSTRETTAMMYLAELLYNNGDESRAYTYIKQAQDDATFYGARQRKIYVSAILPIIEGERLVTVENQRSRLFTYSIVVTLLSVLVLAFVVIIFRQLKQLREAKRTVTEANNNLHEINKSLVEANRIKEEYIGYSFGMYSGYIDKMEKFKKSLDNKLRAKKVDELGQVMKSINLKKEREDLYLSFDRIFLKLFPSFVPTFNSLFKEEDRVVLKDKDSLNIEMRIFALIRIGIHDHEQIASMLEYSVSTIYNYKTKVKNRSIVPNDEFEKRIMEIKAF from the coding sequence ATGATGCGTAAGAATATTTTAGTGCTTTTATTGTTCTTTTATGCATCAGTTTCCTATGCTTTTCCAACAGCAGCTACTGATAGCATTCTGAATGAACTCGGACAGGTAATTAAGAACAGAGAAACCTACACCGAGAAGAAACAGGCCCGGATTCAGCAGTTAAAGCAAAACCTGCAGGAGTCGGCTGAGATGCCTTTGCAGCAGCAATTCAAGATCTACAGCGATCTGTATTCGGAATACCAGGCTTTTAAATATGATTCTGCTTTTGCGTACGCGCTCAAGCTTCAGGAAACAGCCCGCCGACTGGATGATCCTGTAAAAGCAACCTATGCTAAACTAAAACTCACCTTTACACTGCTATCATCGGGCATGTATAAAGAAACATTTGACTCCCTGCATACTGTTTCTTTGGCGAATATGCCTGACAGTATAAAAGTAGCATATTATGTGCTTAACTCGCGCACGTACTACGACCTGGGGGCGTACAACAAAGACATTTACTATACCCGGCGCTATGCCGAAAATGGCGATGCCTACACTGATTCCGCCCTTACCCTTGTGAGCAAAAACACACTGCAGTTTTACAATTTAAGAGGCATAAAGCGGCTGAATGAGGGAAAGCTTGAGGCAGCCAGAAGTGATTTCGAACACATATTATACAATTTTACTCCTTCTCCTTCTTTCCACGATTATGCCATGGCTGCCGCTTTGCTGGCAAATATCTACGAAAGGTTAGGCGAAACAGACAAAGCCATTGCCATGATGGCACAGGCTGCCATAGCGGATATAAAATCATCAACAAGAGAAACCACAGCCATGATGTACCTGGCGGAATTGTTGTATAATAACGGCGACGAAAGCAGGGCCTATACTTATATAAAACAGGCACAGGACGATGCCACCTTTTATGGTGCAAGGCAGCGGAAAATTTATGTGTCGGCCATACTGCCCATTATTGAAGGGGAGAGGCTGGTGACTGTAGAAAACCAACGGAGCCGTTTGTTTACCTACTCTATTGTGGTGACGCTGCTCTCGGTATTAGTGCTGGCCTTTGTGGTGATAATTTTCAGGCAGCTTAAACAGCTTCGTGAAGCTAAGCGAACGGTAACAGAGGCAAACAATAATCTGCACGAAATAAATAAAAGCCTTGTAGAGGCTAACCGAATAAAGGAAGAATATATCGGATATTCGTTTGGTATGTACTCTGGCTACATCGATAAGATGGAGAAATTTAAAAAGTCGCTTGACAATAAGTTAAGGGCCAAAAAGGTTGATGAGCTTGGGCAAGTGATGAAGAGTATCAACCTTAAGAAGGAGCGGGAAGATCTGTACCTGAGCTTTGACAGAATTTTCCTAAAGCTTTTCCCAAGCTTTGTACCCACTTTTAACTCTTTATTTAAAGAGGAAGACCGGGTTGTTTTGAAAGACAAAGATTCGTTGAATATAGAAATGAGGATCTTTGCCCTGATCCGGATTGGCATCCATGACCATGAGCAGATTGCCAGCATGCTGGAGTATTCGGTTAGCACCATCTATAATTATAAAACCAAAGTGAAGAACCGGTCCATTGTTCCGAACGATGAGTTCGAAAAAAGAATTATGGAAATTAAGGCTTTTTAA